A section of the Saliniramus fredricksonii genome encodes:
- a CDS encoding rhodanese-like domain-containing protein, whose translation MPQQITKGYRALLAEADAAIETLSVTEALPLLADEDTVFIDIRDPRELQREGRNPQAFHCPRGMLEFWIDPESPYHKDVFAQDKRFVFFCAAGWRSALAAKTAQDMGLKPVAHIEGGFKAWKEAGAPVEMPEPGPAGRKPGS comes from the coding sequence ATGCCGCAACAGATCACCAAAGGCTATCGCGCCCTGCTCGCCGAAGCCGATGCCGCCATCGAGACGCTCAGTGTCACCGAGGCCCTGCCCTTGTTGGCTGATGAAGACACCGTCTTCATCGATATCCGCGACCCGCGCGAATTGCAGCGCGAGGGCCGGAATCCGCAGGCCTTTCATTGCCCGCGCGGGATGCTGGAATTCTGGATCGACCCGGAAAGCCCCTATCACAAGGATGTCTTCGCGCAGGACAAGCGTTTCGTCTTCTTCTGCGCCGCCGGCTGGCGCTCGGCGCTCGCGGCCAAGACCGCGCAGGATATGGGGCTCAAGCCCGTGGCCCATATCGAAGGCGGGTTCAAGGCGTGGAAGGAAGCCGGTGCTCCGGTGGAGATGCCGGAACCGGGACCCGCCGGCAGGAAGCCCGGCAGCTGA
- a CDS encoding regulatory protein RecX yields the protein MSESADDDETDDEAGAKTGSQATARKPPRPVTQAWLQRAALYYLERYSASSAQLHKVLARKVETRLRLRGEADDPQIAGPARALIAGVVEQAVSGGYVDDAAYARARVASLRRRGGSHRAIMAKLRGKGLDPALIEEALAEDVAEAQAEGQANGEAPDDDDADARARREYEAARAYARRRRLGPHRTPPQPERRDRDIAAMARAGFALALAIHVIDDTD from the coding sequence ATGAGCGAAAGCGCAGATGATGACGAGACGGACGACGAGGCCGGGGCGAAAACGGGCTCGCAAGCCACGGCCCGCAAGCCGCCCCGACCGGTCACGCAGGCCTGGCTGCAGCGGGCGGCGCTGTATTACCTCGAGCGCTATTCCGCCTCCTCCGCACAGCTTCACAAAGTCCTCGCGCGCAAGGTCGAGACACGGTTGCGGCTGCGTGGCGAGGCGGATGATCCGCAAATCGCGGGCCCGGCGCGGGCGCTCATCGCCGGTGTCGTGGAACAGGCGGTGTCCGGCGGCTACGTCGATGACGCCGCCTATGCCCGCGCCCGTGTCGCGAGCCTGCGCCGGCGCGGCGGCTCGCACCGTGCCATCATGGCGAAGCTGCGCGGGAAGGGGCTCGATCCGGCCTTGATCGAGGAGGCTCTGGCCGAGGATGTCGCCGAGGCACAAGCCGAGGGGCAGGCCAATGGGGAAGCCCCGGACGATGACGATGCCGATGCGCGTGCCCGGCGCGAATACGAGGCCGCACGTGCCTATGCACGCCGCCGCCGGCTCGGGCCCCATCGCACGCCCCCGCAACCGGAGCGCCGCGACCGCGATATCGCCGCCATGGCGCGCGCCGGTTTCGCCCTCGCACTCGCCATTCACGTGATCGACGATACGGATTAG
- a CDS encoding adenylosuccinate synthase: MANVVVVGAQWGDEGKGKIVDWLSSQADVVVRFQGGHNAGHTLVIGEAVYKLSLLPSGVVRKNKLGVIGNGVVLDPHALVAEIERLGEQGVEITRETLRIADNATLILSVHRELDALRESGASGGTKIGTTKRGIGPAYEDKAGRRAIRVDDLDDLDALPAKIERLLTHHNALRRGFGLPEYEAETLYDELASVAPKILPFMDATWRLLDEKRRAGKRILFEGAQGALLDVDHGTYPFVTSSNTVAGQAATGSGMGPGAVGFVLGIAKAYTTRVGEGPFPTELDDETGQRIGERGREFGTVTGRKRRCGWFDAVLVRQTVRTSGIDGIALTKLDVLDGFETIRICTGYKLDGAVIDHFPASQGAQARVEPIYEDFEGWTGSTAGARSWADLPAQAVKYVRHIEELIGAPIALLSTSPERDDTILVQNPFEA, translated from the coding sequence ATGGCCAATGTCGTCGTCGTGGGCGCCCAATGGGGCGATGAGGGGAAGGGCAAGATCGTGGACTGGCTCTCCAGCCAGGCCGATGTGGTGGTGCGCTTCCAGGGCGGGCACAATGCCGGCCACACCCTCGTCATCGGCGAGGCCGTCTACAAGCTCTCGCTCCTGCCCTCGGGGGTGGTGCGCAAGAACAAGCTCGGCGTCATCGGCAATGGCGTCGTGCTTGATCCGCATGCGCTGGTGGCCGAGATCGAACGCCTGGGCGAGCAGGGTGTCGAGATCACCCGCGAGACCCTGCGCATCGCCGACAATGCCACGCTGATCCTCTCGGTGCATCGCGAGCTCGATGCCCTGCGCGAGAGCGGCGCCTCGGGCGGCACCAAGATCGGCACCACCAAGCGCGGCATCGGCCCCGCCTACGAGGACAAGGCCGGGCGCCGGGCCATCCGCGTCGATGATCTCGACGATCTCGACGCGCTGCCGGCCAAGATCGAGCGGCTCCTGACCCATCACAACGCCCTGCGCCGCGGCTTCGGCCTGCCGGAATACGAGGCGGAAACGCTCTATGACGAACTCGCCTCGGTCGCGCCGAAAATCCTGCCCTTCATGGATGCGACCTGGCGTCTGCTCGACGAGAAACGCCGCGCCGGCAAGCGCATCTTGTTCGAGGGCGCCCAGGGGGCGCTGCTCGATGTGGATCACGGCACCTATCCCTTCGTCACCTCATCCAACACCGTCGCCGGTCAGGCCGCGACCGGATCCGGCATGGGGCCGGGTGCCGTCGGCTTCGTGCTGGGCATCGCCAAGGCCTATACAACGCGCGTCGGCGAGGGCCCCTTCCCCACCGAACTCGATGACGAGACCGGCCAGCGCATCGGCGAGCGCGGGCGCGAATTCGGTACTGTCACCGGGCGCAAGCGCCGCTGCGGCTGGTTTGACGCGGTACTCGTGCGCCAGACCGTGCGCACCAGCGGCATCGACGGCATCGCCCTGACGAAGCTCGACGTTCTCGACGGTTTCGAGACCATCCGCATCTGTACCGGCTACAAGCTGGACGGTGCGGTGATCGACCACTTCCCCGCGAGCCAGGGCGCGCAGGCGCGGGTCGAGCCGATCTACGAGGATTTCGAGGGATGGACCGGCTCCACCGCCGGCGCGCGCAGCTGGGCGGATCTGCCGGCCCAGGCCGTCAAATACGTACGCCATATCGAGGAACTGATCGGCGCGCCGATCGCTCTGCTCTCGACGAGTCCGGAGCGCGACGACACGATCCTGGTGCAGAATCCTTTCGAGGCTTGA